Proteins encoded in a region of the Bifidobacteriaceae bacterium genome:
- a CDS encoding AAA family ATPase — MTDIIRETPEQAYAAELALLHAADQGERPTGWKLTPRAVLTYLLGGAAPDGTAITPKYVGSRRLMETAVATLATDRALLLMGVPGTAKSWVSEHLAAAISGDSTLLIQCTAGTDESQIRYGWNYAQLLAHGPSEDALVATPLMRAMREGAICRLEEFTRLGSDVQDTLITVLSEKVLPIPELGTSLPARRGFNVIATANNRDKGVNELSSALKRRFNVVVLPLPDSLEEEVSIVSRRVKELAQDLALPVPRGVEEQIKAVLTIFRELRSGATADNKITIKTPSGTLSTAEAIGTLVGGLSQAAWFADGKLGARELAAPMVGAIVKDPVQDKAVLEEYLETVLKKRRAYAQYYSELGEAL, encoded by the coding sequence ATGACCGACATCATCCGTGAAACCCCGGAACAGGCCTACGCCGCCGAACTGGCGTTGCTCCACGCCGCCGACCAGGGCGAACGGCCCACCGGCTGGAAACTGACCCCCAGGGCGGTGCTGACGTACCTGCTGGGTGGCGCCGCGCCGGACGGGACCGCCATCACGCCGAAGTACGTCGGCAGCCGTCGGCTGATGGAGACCGCGGTCGCCACGCTGGCGACGGACCGCGCGCTGTTGCTGATGGGGGTGCCGGGCACGGCCAAGTCGTGGGTGTCGGAGCATCTGGCGGCGGCGATCTCCGGCGACTCGACGCTGCTGATCCAATGCACCGCCGGCACCGACGAATCCCAGATCCGTTACGGCTGGAACTACGCCCAACTGCTGGCCCACGGGCCCAGCGAGGACGCCCTGGTGGCGACACCGCTGATGAGGGCCATGCGGGAGGGCGCCATCTGCCGGTTGGAGGAGTTCACGCGGCTCGGCTCGGACGTGCAGGACACGCTGATCACGGTGTTGAGCGAAAAGGTGCTGCCCATCCCGGAGCTCGGCACGTCCCTGCCGGCGCGGCGCGGCTTCAACGTGATCGCCACCGCGAACAACCGCGACAAGGGGGTCAACGAGCTTTCGTCGGCGCTGAAACGGCGGTTCAACGTGGTGGTGTTGCCCCTGCCGGACTCGTTGGAGGAGGAGGTGTCGATTGTGTCGCGGCGGGTCAAGGAACTCGCCCAAGACCTGGCCTTGCCGGTGCCGCGCGGCGTCGAAGAGCAGATCAAGGCGGTCTTGACCATTTTCCGCGAACTCAGGTCCGGGGCCACGGCGGACAACAAAATCACGATCAAGACCCCGTCCGGCACGCTCTCCACCGCCGAGGCGATCGGAACCCTGGTCGGAGGCCTCTCCCAGGCCGCGTGGTTCGCGGACGGGAAGCTGGGCGCCCGCGAGTTGGCCGCGCCCATGGTCGGGGCGATCGTCAAAGACCCCGTGCAAGACAAAGCCGTGCTGGAGGAGTACCTGGAGACGGTCCTGAAGAAGCGCCGCGCCTACGCGCAGTACTACAGCGAACTGGGCGAGGCCCTTTAG
- a CDS encoding DUF5682 family protein, with amino-acid sequence MTVHFFPIRHHGPGSAASLVSALDQLNPAAVLIEGPSDASDLLPLLAAPETEPPVALLAYPKGEPSQAVFWPFAEFSPEYQAALWALRHGAAVQFIDLPASAGRGPAPCEDSAPAHHADQPPFPNQPGPAPAHDADRSPTRNQPGSAVGHDRAPSHHADQPPLAREPGPEPAHDADRSPSRDQPGSAVGHDRAPSHHGGQPPSPGPPGSAQGGDVGQALPEGEAGGGEDGIGQRGRALRRDPIARLAAAAGYEDAESWWCDLVEQNPVPGPVFAAVARAMGELRVGQEPDEWEAKREAHMRLRIAETARAADGPVAVVCGAWHVPALEAKAPAAADRRLLTGLPRAKCVLTWAPWSQERLAFGSGYAAGVAAPGWNLHVWRTWGREDSSAVWLTRIARLLRESGHLVSTASLIDAERLALALAALRGRPRAGFEELREAAVACLFGGDDLLWRTIEEELLLGGEVGRAPSGVPLAPLIGDVVKAQRAARLKPEALERELPLDLRSDAGQRRSLLLHRLNVLEVPWGVIESAGGSRGTFRERWRLRWRPEFAVTLVERVVYGSDLVGAASAYLTEGMGKARDLGELAALVGLAVTAGLPAAWATGLGRLAEKAALTSDVGQLLGSVAPLAETARYGQARRVDTAPLAALAERLAVQAALGLRHAARGLDDSAAAGLVGSLRSAHGGLRLLECDPDTERVWFDALEALAADQSAAAFVAGSAGQMLYAAERLTPAQAVALLERRLSPGTPIPWAARFIEGFLTAATARLIYDAPLRHAVDQWIRRLDEDDFLAHLPLLRRVFADLDAMERGRLLRAIFRPAGQDRLPGMIPLPLTVWESHLRALEPLLTGVRDA; translated from the coding sequence ATGACGGTCCACTTCTTCCCGATTCGCCACCACGGCCCCGGATCAGCGGCCAGCCTGGTCAGCGCCCTGGACCAGCTGAACCCGGCAGCGGTGTTGATTGAGGGGCCGTCCGACGCGAGCGACCTGCTGCCGCTGTTGGCCGCCCCGGAGACGGAGCCGCCCGTGGCGCTGCTCGCCTACCCCAAGGGCGAGCCGTCCCAGGCCGTGTTTTGGCCGTTCGCGGAGTTCTCCCCCGAGTACCAGGCCGCGCTGTGGGCGCTCCGGCACGGGGCGGCGGTCCAGTTCATCGACCTCCCGGCGTCTGCGGGTCGCGGCCCCGCCCCGTGCGAGGACAGCGCCCCGGCGCACCATGCCGACCAGCCGCCCTTCCCAAACCAGCCCGGCCCCGCACCGGCGCACGATGCCGACCGGTCGCCTACCCGGAATCAGCCCGGTTCCGCAGTGGGCCACGACAGGGCCCCGTCCCACCATGCCGACCAGCCACCGCTCGCACGCGAGCCCGGCCCCGAACCGGCGCACGATGCCGACCGGTCGCCTTCCCGCGATCAGCCCGGTTCCGCAGTGGGCCACGACAGGGCTCCGTCGCACCACGGCGGCCAGCCGCCATCCCCAGGCCCGCCCGGTTCCGCACAGGGTGGGGACGTCGGCCAAGCGCTCCCGGAAGGGGAGGCTGGGGGCGGGGAGGACGGCATCGGCCAACGGGGCCGGGCGCTGAGGCGCGACCCGATCGCGCGGCTTGCGGCGGCGGCCGGATATGAGGACGCCGAATCGTGGTGGTGCGACCTGGTGGAGCAAAACCCGGTGCCGGGGCCCGTGTTCGCGGCGGTGGCCAGGGCGATGGGCGAACTGCGGGTTGGCCAAGAGCCGGACGAATGGGAGGCCAAGCGCGAGGCGCACATGCGGCTGCGGATCGCGGAGACGGCCCGGGCGGCGGACGGCCCTGTCGCGGTGGTGTGCGGGGCGTGGCATGTGCCAGCGCTTGAAGCCAAGGCGCCGGCAGCGGCGGACCGGCGGCTTCTGACCGGCCTGCCGCGAGCGAAGTGCGTGTTGACGTGGGCTCCGTGGAGCCAGGAACGTCTCGCGTTCGGATCTGGCTACGCCGCCGGGGTGGCCGCGCCGGGCTGGAACCTGCACGTTTGGCGGACTTGGGGGCGGGAAGACTCCAGCGCGGTCTGGCTGACGCGGATCGCGCGGCTGCTGCGCGAAAGCGGGCACCTCGTTTCGACGGCATCGTTGATCGATGCCGAGCGTTTGGCCCTGGCGCTGGCGGCACTGCGCGGCCGGCCCCGGGCCGGCTTTGAGGAGTTGCGAGAAGCGGCCGTGGCCTGCCTGTTTGGCGGCGACGACCTGCTCTGGCGCACCATCGAGGAGGAACTGCTGCTGGGCGGAGAGGTGGGCCGGGCGCCGTCCGGCGTCCCGCTGGCGCCGTTGATCGGGGACGTGGTCAAAGCGCAGCGGGCGGCCCGCCTCAAACCCGAGGCACTGGAGCGGGAGTTGCCTCTTGACCTGCGCAGCGACGCGGGCCAGCGCCGGTCCTTGTTGCTGCACAGGTTGAACGTGTTGGAGGTGCCATGGGGCGTGATCGAATCCGCCGGCGGGTCGCGGGGCACGTTCCGCGAGCGTTGGCGCCTGCGCTGGCGGCCCGAGTTCGCCGTGACCCTGGTCGAGCGGGTCGTCTACGGATCCGACTTGGTTGGCGCCGCTTCTGCCTATCTCACCGAGGGGATGGGGAAGGCTCGCGACCTGGGCGAGTTGGCCGCGCTGGTCGGGCTGGCCGTCACCGCGGGGCTGCCCGCCGCCTGGGCCACCGGCCTTGGACGGCTCGCGGAAAAAGCCGCTCTGACCAGCGACGTGGGGCAGCTGCTCGGGTCGGTGGCGCCCCTGGCGGAGACCGCCCGGTACGGCCAAGCCCGCCGGGTGGACACGGCCCCGTTGGCGGCATTGGCGGAACGACTGGCGGTCCAGGCCGCCTTGGGGCTGCGCCACGCGGCGCGCGGCTTGGACGATTCGGCGGCGGCCGGGCTGGTGGGTTCGTTGCGCTCGGCGCACGGGGGGCTGCGGCTGCTCGAATGCGACCCGGACACGGAACGGGTTTGGTTCGACGCGCTCGAGGCGTTGGCGGCGGACCAGTCTGCGGCCGCCTTCGTGGCCGGCTCCGCCGGCCAGATGCTGTACGCGGCGGAAAGGCTGACCCCCGCCCAAGCTGTGGCGTTGCTGGAGCGTCGGCTCAGCCCCGGCACGCCCATCCCCTGGGCGGCGCGTTTCATTGAGGGGTTCTTGACCGCCGCCACCGCCCGCCTGATCTACGACGCGCCCTTGCGTCACGCCGTTGACCAGTGGATTCGCCGCCTCGACGAGGATGATTTCCTGGCCCATCTGCCCTTGTTGCGGCGCGTGTTCGCGGACCTCGACGCGATGGAACGGGGCCGCCTGCTGCGGGCGATCTTCCGCCCCGCCGGCCAGGACCGCCTGCCCGGAATGATCCCGCTGCCGTTGACCGTGTGGGAATCACACCTGCGGGCGCTGGAGCCGCTGCTGACGGGAGTCCGCGATGCTTGA
- a CDS encoding DUF1778 domain-containing protein: MSTAALKDERLAVRLTKRQKQLIERAAQTGDQTLTEFSVSALVDRAEQVLADRQRIVLSPDEWAAFNEAIDHPARVLPGLREFMEQPSVS, from the coding sequence ATGTCGACCGCGGCCCTTAAAGACGAGCGTCTGGCGGTGCGTCTGACCAAACGCCAGAAGCAATTGATCGAACGCGCTGCCCAGACGGGCGACCAAACGCTGACTGAGTTCTCCGTGTCTGCCCTGGTCGACCGGGCCGAACAGGTCCTCGCGGACAGGCAGAGGATAGTGCTCAGTCCCGATGAATGGGCGGCGTTCAACGAGGCGATCGACCATCCGGCCCGTGTCTTGCCAGGTCTGCGCGAGTTCATGGAACAGCCATCGGTGTCTTGA
- a CDS encoding helix-turn-helix domain-containing protein gives MSSRPPTRMVREAAGDIGQQLATWRKLLGLTAEQVADRAGIARGTLGRLERGDLGVSLGAVLSVASGLGVLDGIVLATDPYETDLGRARADQSLPKRVRR, from the coding sequence ATGAGCTCGCGCCCGCCCACCCGCATGGTCAGAGAGGCCGCCGGCGACATTGGGCAGCAACTCGCCACCTGGCGGAAGCTGCTCGGCCTGACCGCCGAGCAGGTGGCGGACAGAGCCGGCATAGCGCGCGGCACGCTCGGGCGTTTGGAGCGCGGCGACCTGGGGGTGAGCCTGGGCGCGGTGCTCTCGGTGGCCTCGGGGCTGGGAGTGCTGGACGGCATCGTGCTTGCGACGGACCCGTACGAGACGGACCTGGGCCGCGCCCGCGCAGACCAGTCGCTTCCGAAGCGGGTGCGCCGATGA
- a CDS encoding VWA domain-containing protein — protein sequence MLEPESLDPVDSTPGDSEAAAPEACPPAAAGPGPERPELTTPEDRLAAEAMVEAAAFLDDSTDARDHAERRWSLVLGLGDGLTGEDARLCAALNAVYGGPGGASGGGPGGSGGPRSKRGGLGRSSPKALAAWLDDLRGFFPRGVVQVVQRDALQRLGLTQLLMEPEVLESVEHDVNLVADLIALGQVMPEKTKAAARVVIGEVVAELMARLELRMAEAVRGAVDRSRRTSRPRPADIHWPRTITANLRHYQPEYRTVIPERLVGFMRHQRRLVDLDQVVMCVDQSGSMASSVIYASIFSAVMASLPAVSTKLVCFDTSVVDLTDQLADPVDVLFGVQLGGGTDINQAVAYCADLMDRPSRSHLILLTDLYEGGDEEQLLRRLASLTRLGVNVIVLLALTDQGDPGYSAETAELVAALGIPVFGCTPDQFPDLMATALRREDIAAWAAKQDIRLIRPAA from the coding sequence ATGCTTGAGCCTGAATCGCTCGATCCGGTGGATTCGACCCCTGGGGATTCGGAGGCGGCCGCGCCGGAGGCCTGCCCGCCTGCGGCTGCTGGGCCCGGTCCCGAGCGCCCCGAACTGACCACACCCGAGGATCGGCTGGCCGCAGAAGCGATGGTCGAGGCGGCGGCTTTCTTGGACGATTCGACGGACGCCCGCGACCACGCGGAAAGACGCTGGAGCTTGGTGCTGGGTTTGGGCGACGGCCTGACCGGCGAAGACGCGCGCCTGTGCGCGGCGCTCAACGCGGTTTACGGCGGTCCCGGCGGCGCTTCGGGAGGCGGGCCGGGCGGGTCTGGCGGCCCCCGGTCCAAGCGCGGCGGCCTGGGCCGCTCCTCGCCCAAGGCCCTGGCGGCCTGGCTGGATGACCTGCGCGGATTCTTTCCACGCGGAGTTGTCCAGGTGGTGCAACGGGACGCTCTGCAACGGCTGGGGTTGACGCAACTGCTGATGGAGCCGGAGGTGCTCGAATCGGTCGAACATGACGTCAACCTGGTGGCCGATCTGATCGCGCTGGGCCAGGTCATGCCGGAGAAGACCAAGGCCGCCGCCAGGGTGGTCATCGGCGAAGTGGTGGCGGAATTGATGGCCCGGCTGGAGCTCCGGATGGCGGAAGCGGTGCGCGGCGCCGTCGACCGGTCGCGGCGGACCAGCCGGCCCCGCCCGGCGGACATCCACTGGCCCCGCACCATCACCGCCAACCTGCGGCACTACCAGCCGGAGTATCGAACCGTCATCCCGGAACGGCTGGTCGGCTTCATGCGGCACCAGCGCCGCCTGGTCGACTTGGACCAGGTTGTGATGTGCGTGGACCAGTCGGGGTCCATGGCGTCATCGGTCATCTACGCCTCGATCTTTTCCGCGGTCATGGCCTCCCTGCCCGCCGTCTCCACGAAGCTGGTCTGCTTCGACACGTCAGTGGTGGACCTGACCGACCAGTTGGCGGACCCGGTGGACGTGCTCTTCGGCGTGCAATTGGGCGGCGGGACCGACATCAACCAGGCGGTCGCCTACTGCGCTGATCTCATGGACCGGCCCAGCAGGTCGCACTTGATCCTGCTGACCGACCTATATGAGGGCGGCGACGAGGAACAACTGCTGCGCCGCCTGGCTTCCCTCACCCGCTTGGGCGTCAACGTGATTGTGCTCCTGGCGTTGACCGACCAGGGCGACCCCGGCTATTCCGCCGAGACGGCGGAACTGGTCGCGGCCCTCGGCATTCCGGTGTTCGGCTGCACCCCCGACCAATTCCCGGACCTGATGGCCACGGCGCTGCGCCGCGAGGACATCGCCGCCTGGGCGGCCAAACAAGACATCCGCCTAATCCGCCCCGCCGCCTGA
- a CDS encoding HipA domain-containing protein yields MTEVHVYLAASGGDVKAATVYTSVRRGRLTSVLGYEPAYLARSDAYSIDPAIPLMAGSWPSAGPLPRALLDAAPDRWGRMLIDKREAAVARKGGRATRRLTDQDYLLGVSDATRQGALRFALTLGGAFQHPARQVPKLVELPKLLRAADQATQTGEDAEDAVKALLSAGSASLGGARPKAAVSDGRDLLIAKFPHSHDRWDVMAWEAVGLALAAEAGIEVPETRLARVADRSVLLSRRFDREGSRRVPYISALTAVPVDDAAQADYLDVAEALGRLSADPSRDLAELWRRIAFTVAVHNTDDHLRNMGLLRAGTGWRLAPAFDINPTPDSRQPRVTPIGGALDTSGSAAALLEHAQAFGLTAEQARVTAREVAAASARWVAAATMHGLDSESRDRFAAVFTAGAAALRAL; encoded by the coding sequence ATGACCGAGGTACACGTCTATCTGGCGGCGAGCGGCGGCGACGTGAAGGCAGCCACTGTTTACACCTCGGTTCGCCGCGGGCGGTTGACCAGTGTCTTGGGCTACGAGCCCGCGTACCTGGCACGCTCTGACGCTTACTCGATCGACCCTGCGATCCCGCTCATGGCTGGCTCTTGGCCTTCCGCCGGGCCGCTGCCCCGCGCGCTGCTCGACGCGGCGCCGGACCGCTGGGGCAGGATGCTCATCGATAAGCGGGAGGCCGCCGTCGCGCGCAAGGGGGGCCGCGCCACCCGGCGCTTGACCGACCAGGACTATCTGCTGGGCGTCTCGGACGCTACCCGCCAGGGGGCCCTCCGCTTCGCGCTCACCCTGGGCGGCGCGTTTCAGCACCCGGCCCGGCAGGTGCCGAAACTGGTCGAACTGCCCAAGCTGTTGCGCGCCGCAGACCAAGCGACCCAGACGGGAGAAGATGCCGAGGATGCGGTGAAAGCGCTGCTAAGCGCTGGCAGCGCTTCCCTGGGCGGGGCCCGGCCCAAAGCCGCGGTGAGCGACGGGCGGGATCTGCTGATCGCCAAGTTCCCCCATTCGCACGACCGCTGGGACGTGATGGCGTGGGAAGCGGTGGGACTGGCGCTGGCCGCCGAGGCCGGAATAGAGGTCCCCGAGACACGCCTAGCGCGCGTGGCGGACCGCTCGGTCCTCCTGTCCCGCCGCTTCGACCGGGAGGGCAGCCGCCGCGTTCCGTACATCAGCGCGTTGACGGCGGTGCCGGTGGACGATGCCGCCCAGGCCGACTACCTGGACGTCGCCGAGGCGTTGGGCCGCCTCAGCGCGGACCCGTCGCGGGACTTGGCGGAGCTGTGGCGGCGCATCGCCTTCACGGTCGCCGTCCACAACACGGATGACCACCTCAGGAACATGGGTCTGCTCCGGGCTGGGACCGGGTGGAGGCTGGCGCCGGCGTTCGACATCAACCCCACCCCGGATTCGCGCCAGCCGCGGGTCACGCCGATAGGCGGTGCCCTCGACACTTCGGGCAGCGCCGCCGCGCTCTTGGAGCACGCCCAGGCCTTCGGCCTAACCGCTGAACAGGCCCGCGTCACGGCGCGGGAGGTCGCCGCCGCGTCTGCCCGATGGGTTGCCGCAGCGACCATGCACGGTCTGGATTCAGAGAGCCGCGACCGGTTCGCGGCTGTTTTCACTGCCGGTGCAGCCGCGCTTCGCGCCCTTTGA
- a CDS encoding DUF5691 domain-containing protein, which produces MNANANRPPADLGGMSTRSEKATAATELANAYAAMVECWVVGGEARPLAPPEWVRLAADREPAAVERGLLALAAQFAAVALRPSLPAGAALRTPLPLLAAPALPERLRPLLRSALAACPSPQAVIRLTARRGFAVNPADWFPPTDADGVPGLYLPWIAWAQDQRQTADAAQSDQAEAPAGARDWRLMAPAELEAALRELRRTNPAESRAVLRDQFKLLSAPRRAALMKVLEVNLAAEDEELLAELSQDRSAAVRSQAELCLARLGKADNSTTANGLAAFFRITSAGLARKRPVVTALPLKIIQSAELRAEMFQKVTLPQLAGALGFGPDELVRAWDPTPDKGEPTPANEAANRDFVALVARTGSDAQAEALALKLIRQKPTSVLAVGLLERLDPAAAAKTALANLRAATDVVVTLASANDQDVIVHGEVAKLVPGKDYLDGLAGVWESRDLDKTRRLAALGTMMTASAAEHALEDLTARGAHRAMPALATLVLNAALAGQAQRGGPAPLPPADPSNQGANP; this is translated from the coding sequence GTGAACGCCAACGCCAACCGGCCGCCAGCCGACCTGGGCGGCATGAGCACCAGGTCGGAGAAAGCGACCGCCGCGACCGAATTGGCCAACGCCTATGCCGCCATGGTCGAGTGCTGGGTGGTTGGCGGCGAGGCCCGGCCTCTGGCCCCGCCGGAATGGGTCCGACTCGCAGCCGACCGGGAGCCGGCCGCCGTCGAACGCGGCCTGTTGGCCCTGGCCGCGCAGTTCGCCGCCGTGGCCCTGCGGCCGTCCCTGCCGGCCGGGGCCGCGCTCCGGACTCCGCTGCCCCTGCTGGCGGCCCCCGCGCTGCCGGAGCGCCTCCGGCCCCTGCTCCGATCCGCGCTCGCGGCGTGCCCCAGCCCGCAGGCGGTCATCCGCCTGACGGCCCGGCGCGGGTTCGCGGTCAACCCCGCCGACTGGTTCCCGCCCACTGACGCCGACGGCGTCCCCGGTTTGTACTTGCCCTGGATCGCCTGGGCGCAGGACCAGCGCCAAACGGCAGACGCGGCCCAGAGCGACCAAGCCGAGGCGCCGGCCGGCGCCCGCGACTGGCGCCTCATGGCGCCCGCCGAACTCGAAGCGGCCCTGCGGGAGCTGCGCCGGACAAACCCCGCGGAATCGCGCGCCGTTCTCCGGGATCAGTTCAAGCTTCTGAGCGCGCCGCGCCGGGCCGCCCTCATGAAAGTGCTGGAGGTCAACTTGGCCGCAGAGGACGAAGAGTTGCTCGCAGAGTTGAGCCAGGACCGCTCGGCGGCCGTCCGGAGCCAGGCGGAGTTGTGCCTGGCCCGTTTGGGCAAGGCGGACAATTCGACAACCGCCAACGGTTTGGCGGCCTTCTTCAGGATCACGAGCGCCGGGCTAGCCCGCAAACGGCCGGTCGTCACCGCTTTGCCGCTCAAGATAATCCAGTCTGCCGAACTGCGCGCCGAAATGTTCCAGAAGGTCACGCTGCCTCAGTTGGCCGGGGCCCTTGGGTTCGGGCCGGACGAACTGGTCCGGGCCTGGGACCCGACCCCAGACAAGGGCGAGCCCACGCCCGCAAATGAGGCGGCGAACCGGGACTTCGTGGCGCTGGTGGCCCGGACCGGATCGGACGCGCAGGCCGAGGCTTTGGCGCTGAAGCTGATCCGGCAGAAACCGACCAGCGTCCTGGCCGTGGGACTGCTGGAACGCCTCGACCCGGCCGCGGCCGCCAAGACCGCGCTGGCCAATCTGCGAGCCGCAACCGATGTGGTGGTGACGCTGGCGAGCGCTAACGACCAAGACGTCATCGTGCACGGCGAGGTGGCCAAACTGGTGCCTGGCAAGGACTACCTTGACGGCCTGGCCGGCGTGTGGGAAAGCCGAGACCTGGACAAAACGCGCCGTCTGGCCGCCCTGGGCACCATGATGACGGCCTCGGCCGCCGAACACGCGCTCGAAGACCTGACCGCGCGTGGAGCCCACCGGGCCATGCCCGCGCTGGCCACGCTGGTCCTGAACGCAGCCCTCGCGGGCCAGGCCCAACGAGGCGGCCCCGCCCCGCTTCCGCCCGCCGATCCCTCCAACCAAGGAGCCAATCCATGA
- a CDS encoding SWIM zinc finger family protein, protein MWFEVASVEALAPDQASLKAGRGLASASRWPELGHEDFVIWGECQGSGANPYQTAVDTRDMGYRCSCPSRKFPCKHALALMLIAAGQPEAVPQGATPEWVGQWLARRRSRKGANATTPPMPSGPSQPPTPERAPGTPPPPMPSGPSQPPTPDQPAPGTPPNGQPGTPPPMPSGSSQPPTADQPAPGTPPHGRSGVPQSPAGPGSPSSGPRAASGGDARAGAADAKSAAKRAAAQAVIAEGLEELDDWVADQLRLGLTRLMAEAPERCRRIAARLVDHKATALASRLDELPARLLALPAPERAHQLVRELGTVVLLVRAWRLDPDAPHIARAVGAAETRASVLANPDCLRVMSVWEVLGSRVFTRRDRLVSHATWLLNLGEGPPWALLQDYYPVSAGTHPGTMPAGRQVAAELVYYPGGVPTRAVVAVQEPISERLPWPVTGPPLAAPEAANPSRLLTAPAQSVIAADPVSGPASATGQAAQAPGGGDPLADCLALWDAEPWELETPVLLGPGWPRGRAIGEGGPAPASPGRAQPKPGGAGPAGSSFARVVEGGPSGQLWWDGGQVALPLARALPSPLVGSPLNAFGVWDGARLDLLAAQSPFGPVRP, encoded by the coding sequence ATGTGGTTCGAAGTCGCCAGCGTTGAGGCGTTGGCCCCCGACCAGGCTTCGCTGAAAGCGGGCCGGGGCCTCGCCTCCGCGTCGCGCTGGCCCGAACTCGGCCACGAGGATTTCGTCATCTGGGGCGAATGCCAGGGGTCCGGCGCGAACCCCTACCAGACCGCCGTCGACACGCGCGACATGGGCTACCGCTGCTCCTGCCCGTCGCGCAAGTTCCCCTGCAAGCACGCGCTGGCGCTGATGCTGATCGCGGCCGGCCAGCCCGAAGCCGTCCCCCAAGGCGCCACGCCCGAGTGGGTTGGGCAGTGGCTCGCCCGCCGCCGCAGCCGCAAGGGCGCCAACGCCACCACCCCGCCCATGCCTTCCGGACCGTCCCAGCCGCCAACCCCCGAGCGCGCGCCAGGCACCCCACCACCGCCGATGCCGTCCGGACCGTCCCAGCCGCCAACCCCCGACCAGCCCGCGCCCGGTACCCCGCCAAATGGCCAGCCAGGCACCCCACCGCCGATGCCGTCCGGATCGTCCCAGCCGCCAACCGCCGATCAGCCCGCGCCCGGGACACCGCCGCACGGCCGGTCGGGCGTTCCTCAGTCGCCTGCGGGGCCGGGTTCGCCCAGTTCGGGTCCGCGCGCGGCCAGCGGCGGCGACGCCAGGGCGGGCGCGGCGGACGCCAAGAGCGCGGCCAAACGGGCGGCGGCCCAGGCCGTCATCGCCGAAGGCCTGGAAGAATTGGACGATTGGGTCGCCGACCAGTTGCGTTTGGGTTTGACCCGGCTGATGGCGGAGGCGCCTGAACGGTGCCGGAGAATCGCCGCCCGGTTGGTAGATCACAAGGCGACGGCGTTGGCTTCGCGGCTTGACGAACTGCCCGCCCGCCTCCTCGCCCTGCCCGCACCCGAACGGGCGCATCAGCTTGTCCGCGAATTGGGCACGGTGGTCCTGTTGGTCCGCGCTTGGCGGCTCGACCCAGACGCGCCCCACATCGCCAGAGCGGTCGGCGCGGCGGAGACACGGGCGTCCGTGCTGGCCAACCCCGATTGCCTGAGAGTCATGAGCGTCTGGGAAGTCCTCGGCAGCCGCGTCTTCACGCGCCGCGACCGCCTGGTCTCGCACGCCACCTGGCTGCTCAACCTGGGCGAAGGGCCGCCGTGGGCGTTGCTGCAGGACTACTACCCGGTGTCGGCGGGGACTCATCCGGGGACCATGCCCGCCGGACGCCAGGTCGCCGCCGAATTGGTCTACTACCCCGGCGGGGTCCCCACCCGCGCGGTGGTCGCCGTCCAAGAACCCATTTCAGAACGTCTGCCGTGGCCGGTCACGGGCCCACCCTTGGCGGCGCCGGAAGCGGCCAATCCAAGCCGGTTGCTTACGGCGCCCGCTCAAAGCGTGATCGCCGCGGATCCGGTGTCGGGGCCTGCCTCCGCCACCGGCCAAGCCGCCCAGGCTCCGGGCGGAGGGGATCCGCTGGCCGATTGCCTCGCGCTTTGGGACGCGGAGCCTTGGGAATTGGAAACGCCGGTCCTGTTGGGGCCCGGCTGGCCTAGGGGCCGGGCGATCGGCGAAGGCGGGCCGGCACCAGCTTCCCCCGGTCGAGCCCAACCCAAGCCGGGCGGCGCCGGCCCGGCCGGGTCTTCTTTTGCGCGGGTGGTTGAAGGCGGGCCCAGCGGGCAGCTTTGGTGGGACGGCGGCCAGGTCGCCTTGCCGCTGGCGCGGGCCCTGCCCTCGCCCCTGGTCGGGTCACCTCTGAACGCTTTCGGCGTCTGGGACGGCGCGCGCCTGGACCTGTTGGCGGCACAGAGCCCGTTTGGGCCGGTGAGGCCGTGA
- a CDS encoding GNAT family N-acetyltransferase codes for MTAFAAPRPIRPSDVTAGFSCGDPELDAWLRERALANDARGASRTFVSTAARTGELAGYYALAAGSVEPGDMPGRVPVVVLARLAVDANYQGIGVGSSLVRDAVRRAVAAGSQIGVRAVLIHARNDRAAALCERLGFQFAMGGRFTCVATLPDLRRTLGLD; via the coding sequence ATGACGGCGTTCGCGGCACCCCGGCCAATTCGGCCATCGGATGTTACGGCTGGCTTCAGCTGCGGGGATCCGGAGCTTGACGCGTGGCTGCGCGAGCGGGCCCTGGCCAACGACGCGCGTGGCGCGAGCCGCACTTTTGTCTCCACCGCGGCCCGGACCGGCGAACTGGCGGGTTACTACGCTCTGGCGGCCGGGTCCGTCGAGCCCGGCGACATGCCGGGCAGGGTCCCCGTGGTCGTGCTGGCTCGGTTGGCCGTTGACGCGAATTACCAGGGGATCGGGGTCGGCTCGTCGTTGGTTCGCGATGCCGTCCGGCGGGCCGTGGCGGCGGGCAGCCAGATCGGAGTCAGGGCGGTGCTGATCCACGCGAGGAATGACCGCGCGGCGGCGCTCTGCGAGCGCCTGGGTTTCCAGTTCGCCATGGGCGGGCGGTTCACCTGCGTGGCCACGCTGCCGGACCTGCGTCGCACGCTGGGCTTGGACTGA